One genomic segment of Choristoneura fumiferana chromosome Z, NRCan_CFum_1, whole genome shotgun sequence includes these proteins:
- the Got1 gene encoding glutamate oxaloacetate transaminase 1 has protein sequence MGSRFQVVEQGPPIEVFQKNKLFLEDTFQNKVNLTVGAYRDENGKPWVLPVVRKVEKQIAADDTLLHEYLPVLGMEQFSAASVSMLLGEDSPVIASGRAFGVQTLSGTGGLRVGAEFLNRHLKYNTFYYSQPTWENHHLVFVRSGFPNAREYRYWDAKTRAIDFDGLIEDLRSAPADSVVLLHACAHNPTGIDPTHDQWEKIADVMEERKLFPFFDSAYQGFASGDLDKDAWAVRYFIKRGFELVCAQSYAKNFGLYNERVGNLTVVTSDAALVPALKSQLTWVVRSIYSNPPAHGARVVATVLSDKALFDQWREHIKTMSSRVIQMREALRAELIKLGTPGSWEHIVKQIGLFSFTGLTARQVAHLIQEYHIYLLNSGRINICGLNPGNVQYVARAIHDAVTKFPAQDELVAKL, from the exons ATGGGTTCCCGCTTCCAAGTTGTCGAACAGGGACCTCCGATCGAGGTGTTCCAAAAGAACAAGCTATTTCTTGAAGACACTTTTCAAAACAAGGTCAATTTGACTGTTGGCG CATACAGAGACGAGAATGGGAAACCATGGGTTCTGCCGGTGGTGCGCAAGGTGGAGAAGCAAATAGCAGCTGATGACACACTTCTGCATGAATATTTACCTGTTTTAG GAATGGAACAGTTTTCTGCTGCGTCCGTGTCCATGCTGCTCGGCGAAGACAGTCCCGTCATAGCCAGCGGCCGC GCTTTCGGTGTGCAAACCCTTTCCGGGACCGGCGGCCTGCGCGTGGGCGCCGAGTTCTTGAACAGACACCTCAAGTACAACACCTTCTACTACTCACAGCCGACGTGGG AGAACCATCACCTGGTATTCGTGCGTTCCGGATTCCCGAACGCGCGCGAGTACCGCTACTGGGACGCGAAGACGCGCGCCATCGACTTCGACGGGCTGATCGAGGACCTGCGCAGCGCGCCCGCCGACAGCGTCGTGCTGCTGCATGCCTGCGCGCACAACCCCACCGGCATCGACCCCACGCACGACCAGTGGGAGAAGATCGCAGACGTCATGGAG GAGCGCAAGCTGTTCCCATTCTTCGACAGCGCGTACCAGGGCTTCGCGTCGGGCGACCTGGACAAGGACGCGTGGGCCGTGCGCTACTTCATCAAGCGCGGCTTTGAGCTCGTCTGCGCGCAGTCCTACGCCAAGAACTTCGGCCTCTACA ACGAGCGCGTGGGCAACCTGACGGTGGTGACGTCGGACGCGGCGCTGGTGCCCGCGCTCAAGTCGCAGCTGACGTGGGTGGTGCGCTCCATCTACTCGAACCCGCCGGCGCACGGCGCGCGCGTCGTCGCCACCGTGCTCTCCGACAAGGCTCTCTTCGACCAATG gagagaaCACATTAAGACGATGTCTTCAAGAGTCATCCAAATGAGAGAAGCTTTGAGAGCCGAGCTGATAAA GCTGGGCACGCCCGGGTCGTGGGAGCACATCGTGAAGCAGATCGGCCTGTTCTCGTTCACGGGGCTGACGGCGCGGCAGGTGGCGCACCTGATCCAAGAGTACCACATCTACCTGCTCAACTCGGGCCGCATCAACATCTGCGGCCTCAACCCCGGCAACGTGCAGTACGTGGCGCGCGCCATCCACGACGCCGTCACCAAGTTCCCCGCTCAGGA TGAACTAGTCGCAAAATTATAG
- the LOC141431151 gene encoding NADH dehydrogenase [ubiquinone] 1 alpha subcomplex subunit 3-like yields the protein MAAAASRRSLGQLLQQGWNEIPEVLASTGVAFVGMGLATIGCYNYVKNDGDNRRYKMTYVVMRPDDPKAKLIRKE from the coding sequence ATGGCTGCTGCTGCTTCAAGACGCTCCCTCGGCCAACTCCTTCAACAGGGATGGAATGAAATTCCCGAAGTATTAGCTTCCACTGGGGTAGCGTTTGTAGGCATGGGTTTGGCCACCATCGGCTGTTATAATTACGTGAAAAACGATGGTGATAATAGAAGATACAAGATGACCTATGTAGTGATGAGGCCCGACGACCCCAAAGCTAAATTAATTCGCAAGGAATGA